In Pristiophorus japonicus isolate sPriJap1 chromosome 2, sPriJap1.hap1, whole genome shotgun sequence, one genomic interval encodes:
- the hmx1 gene encoding homeobox protein HMX1: MPDKVTQAQSTPPAKVSSFFIENLLRNNGKGKQTDRREESVEQVDPRSSRFRNGTAGNHCNQVCCQLSSLGFCAQTYPLRESTLQWYTRAQPSCTGCPSPDSPKRASPSSEEEQCFSLTASDLDSPPVSDKGDSHKEVCSQERDELREGKRSEAESNEAVKSQTDSDQKSGRKKKTRTVFSRSQVFQLESTFDMKRYLSSSERAGLAASLHLTETQVKIWFQNRRNKWKRQLAADLEAVNLSHSAQRIVRVPILYHENSPPGALSFSLPQVSPPLVSFSSSVNYPLTTFPSMPFLRSQMSGLV, encoded by the exons ATGCCGGACAAAGTGACGCAGGCTCAGAGCACGCCGCCTGCCAAGGTTTCTTCATTTTTTATAGAGAATCTACTCAGAAATAATGGGAAAGGAAAGCAGACGGACAGAAGGGAGGAGAGCGTGGAGCAGGTCGATCCCAGATCAAGCCGCTTCCGCAACGGAACTGCCGGCAACCATTGCAACCAGGTCTGCTGTCAGCTCTCCAGCCTGGGCTTCTGTGCACAGACCTATCCACTCAGGGAAAGTACGTTACAGTGGTACACGCGGGCCCAGCCGAGCTGTACGGGATGTCCCAGTCCAGACA GTCCGAAGCGAGCAAGCCCCAGTTCCGAGGAAGAGCAGTGTTTTTCTCTCACAGCCAGTGATCTAGACTCCCCGCCAGTATCAGACAAAGGAGACAGCCACAAGGAGGTCTGCAGCCAAGAGCGGGACGAGCTGCGGGAGGGGAAGAGGTCAGAGGCGGAGAGCAACGAGGCTGTGAAAAGCCAGACGGACTCTGACCAGAAATCCGGTCGCAAAAAGAAAACGCGCACCGTGTTCAGTAGGAGCCAGGTTTTCCAGCTCGAGTCTACATTTGACATGAAACGCTACCTGAGTAGCTCCGAGCGGGCGGGCCTGGCCGCTTCCCTTCACCTGACCGAGACCCAGGTCAAAATCTGGTTTCAAAATCGTAGAAACAAATGGAAAAGGCAATTGGCCGCAGACCTGGAAGCGGTTAACCTTTCTCACAGTGCACAGAGGATTGTGAGAGTTCCTATTTTATATCACGAAAACTCACCACCTGGCGCCTTAAGCTTCAGTCTACCGCAAGTTTCCCCTCCTCTGGTTAGTTTCTCCAGCTCCGTAAATTACCCTCTTACAACATTCCCTTCTATGCCTTTCCTCAGGTCACAGATGAGTGGACTTGTCTAA